Proteins from a single region of Chitinivibrio alkaliphilus ACht1:
- a CDS encoding enoyl-[acyl-carrier-protein] reductase, which produces MLEVDLTGKTAFIAGVGDDKGFGWAIAKRLNQAGATVLVGTWPPVYDMFKKILERGKLDTALDDGGTLEIADVFPLDAVYDTMKDVPREVRESKRYAQHAVFALEETAKAVKKKYGKIDILVHALANGPEVHKDLLETSREGYLTAFSTSAYSLVSLVQKFGPVMNEGGSVVSLTYLAADGTVPGYGGGMGAAKAALQSDTRTLAFEAGRKWNIRVNTISAGPLRSRAARAIGFIDKAVKYSMANAPLTQDFTADHVGTAATFLLSPLAGAITGTTMYVDNGLHSMAMAPAAIE; this is translated from the coding sequence ATGCTTGAAGTAGATCTTACTGGAAAGACCGCTTTTATAGCGGGTGTAGGCGATGATAAAGGGTTCGGTTGGGCCATCGCGAAGCGACTTAATCAGGCGGGTGCAACGGTATTAGTGGGTACGTGGCCTCCTGTATATGATATGTTTAAGAAAATCCTTGAACGGGGAAAACTGGATACGGCTTTGGATGATGGTGGCACCCTTGAAATTGCTGACGTGTTTCCCCTTGATGCCGTGTATGATACGATGAAAGATGTTCCGCGAGAAGTTCGTGAAAGTAAGCGGTATGCGCAACATGCTGTTTTTGCCTTGGAAGAAACGGCGAAGGCGGTGAAAAAGAAGTATGGAAAAATTGATATTCTTGTACATGCTCTAGCCAATGGACCGGAGGTGCACAAGGATCTTCTTGAAACAAGTAGAGAAGGGTATTTGACTGCCTTTTCCACTTCAGCATATTCCTTGGTTTCCTTAGTTCAGAAATTTGGCCCCGTCATGAATGAGGGGGGATCTGTGGTTTCTCTCACCTATCTTGCTGCAGATGGAACGGTTCCAGGGTATGGTGGCGGTATGGGTGCGGCAAAGGCAGCTTTGCAAAGTGATACACGAACCCTTGCCTTTGAGGCGGGCCGAAAATGGAATATTCGGGTGAATACCATTTCTGCAGGTCCTTTGCGCAGTCGGGCAGCCCGTGCCATTGGGTTTATTGACAAGGCAGTAAAATACAGCATGGCCAACGCCCCCTTAACACAAGATTTTACGGCCGATCATGTGGGGACAGCTGCGACATTTCTTCTTTCCCCCTTGGCAGGGGCAATAACCGGAACAACCATGTATGTTGATAATGGATTGCATTCCATGGCCATGGCTCCAGCTGCCATAGAATAG
- a CDS encoding argininosuccinate synthase, producing MAKQKCVLAYSGGLDTSVMIQWLIDTFDCEVIAVCGNLGQKDELEGLEEKALKTGAVKAYIEDLQEEYITDYIYPVLKAGAVYENKYLLGTSHGRPLIAKRMVEIARKEGATMVAHGATGKGNDQVRFELTFMALAPDLTIISPWKDDRWTLTSREECIEYAEAHNIPLTVSKEKIYSEDANIWHISHEGGELEDPGNEPLDTVYTKSTLLEEAPDTPEYVEIDFEKGVPVGIDGERMSSALALVEKLNNLGAKHAIGQIDIVENRLVGIKSRGVYETPGGTILYAAHQNLEELTLDRDTFHEKQKLALTYADLVYDGKWFTPLREAIDAFVDSTQESVTGKVRLKLYKGNIVPAGAWSKNSLYVDELASFDDVELYDQKDAGGFIRCFGLPMKVEGMRHRKEL from the coding sequence ATGGCAAAGCAAAAATGTGTTCTCGCCTACTCCGGTGGGTTGGATACATCTGTAATGATTCAGTGGCTGATTGACACCTTTGATTGTGAGGTTATTGCCGTGTGCGGTAACCTGGGACAAAAGGATGAGCTTGAAGGGCTCGAAGAAAAGGCCCTGAAAACCGGTGCGGTGAAGGCATATATTGAGGATTTGCAGGAAGAATATATTACCGACTACATATACCCTGTTTTAAAAGCAGGAGCAGTATATGAAAACAAGTATCTTCTTGGAACAAGTCATGGTCGCCCTCTTATTGCAAAGCGTATGGTGGAGATTGCCCGCAAAGAAGGCGCAACCATGGTAGCCCATGGAGCCACGGGAAAAGGGAATGATCAGGTTCGTTTTGAGCTTACCTTCATGGCCTTAGCTCCCGATCTCACGATTATTTCTCCATGGAAAGATGACCGATGGACCCTCACGTCTCGTGAAGAGTGTATTGAGTATGCGGAAGCGCATAATATTCCCCTTACGGTATCAAAGGAGAAAATCTATTCCGAGGATGCAAATATCTGGCATATCAGCCACGAAGGAGGCGAGCTCGAAGATCCGGGAAATGAACCCCTCGATACTGTTTATACAAAGTCTACTCTTTTGGAGGAAGCCCCTGATACACCAGAATATGTGGAGATTGACTTTGAAAAAGGTGTTCCTGTTGGTATCGATGGTGAACGGATGAGTTCTGCCCTTGCTCTTGTGGAAAAATTGAACAACCTTGGAGCAAAACACGCTATTGGGCAAATTGATATTGTTGAAAACCGTTTGGTCGGAATTAAGTCTCGTGGTGTCTATGAGACTCCCGGTGGGACAATCCTCTATGCAGCACACCAGAATCTCGAAGAATTGACCTTAGATCGAGATACTTTTCATGAAAAGCAAAAGCTTGCCTTAACCTATGCCGACCTCGTGTATGATGGAAAATGGTTTACCCCACTTCGGGAAGCTATTGATGCCTTTGTTGATTCTACGCAGGAGAGTGTTACTGGGAAGGTCCGTCTGAAGCTTTACAAGGGAAATATTGTTCCGGCCGGTGCGTGGTCGAAGAATTCTCTATATGTCGATGAACTTGCTTCCTTTGACGATGTTGAATTGTATGATCAAAAGGATGCCGGTGGGTTTATTCGGTGCTTTGGCCTTCCCATGAAGGTTGAAGGAATGCGTCATCGTAAGGAATTGTAA
- a CDS encoding response regulator, whose product MRFLIVDDDLLICENLQRILQEKGFSVDSFTSSREGLAFLQTLSLHDYVLILLDFNMPKLSGGEFLQELSRLDRKYHTYVIMMTGAFDSDEKLVQSLHAGADDFLQKPFQFAVAEAKISAGVRSFELRRQVDIHTKELQEKNEELRRSYAEISRTQARLVQQEKMASLGELAAGIAHEINNPLGFIKSNHETLFEYRDWVEALIATLRNGNGLPVEDARELDFVRADADTLLRENREGIERIENIVKNMKHFARYDKERIMELHDVRDLIRSTLVIARNRIKYIADIRLDLQEVPSVPLVAGEVNQVLLNLLINAVQSIEEKGGESGSITIRTFAESSSVVCAITDTGTGIAESDERRVFDLFYTTKTARGGSGLGLSISYDIIVQKHGGDMWFESEVGVGTTFFIALPMGDS is encoded by the coding sequence ATGCGTTTTCTTATTGTAGATGATGATCTGCTCATATGTGAGAATCTTCAGCGTATATTACAGGAAAAAGGCTTTTCCGTAGATTCCTTTACGTCATCCCGTGAAGGCCTTGCGTTTCTGCAAACCCTTTCTTTGCATGATTACGTTCTCATTTTACTTGATTTTAATATGCCGAAACTTTCCGGAGGAGAGTTTCTGCAAGAGTTGTCCCGGTTAGACCGAAAATATCACACCTATGTTATTATGATGACCGGCGCCTTTGATAGCGATGAGAAATTAGTACAATCACTGCATGCGGGGGCCGATGATTTTCTCCAAAAACCGTTTCAATTTGCCGTGGCAGAGGCGAAAATATCTGCAGGAGTGCGGTCCTTTGAATTGCGTCGGCAAGTAGATATCCATACAAAGGAGTTGCAGGAAAAAAATGAAGAACTCCGACGGTCCTATGCAGAAATCTCCCGGACGCAGGCACGATTGGTCCAACAGGAAAAAATGGCTTCCTTGGGAGAATTAGCCGCAGGTATCGCTCATGAAATAAATAACCCCCTCGGTTTCATAAAAAGCAATCACGAAACCCTCTTTGAATATCGCGATTGGGTTGAAGCGCTTATCGCAACGCTTCGAAACGGCAATGGGTTACCCGTAGAAGATGCCAGAGAACTTGATTTTGTCCGTGCTGATGCCGATACGCTTTTGCGAGAAAATAGAGAGGGGATTGAGCGGATTGAGAATATTGTCAAAAATATGAAGCACTTTGCACGGTATGATAAAGAGCGAATTATGGAGCTCCATGATGTGCGTGATCTTATTCGTAGCACCCTTGTTATAGCACGAAATCGAATTAAATATATTGCCGATATCCGTCTTGATCTACAGGAGGTTCCCTCTGTTCCTCTTGTGGCTGGTGAGGTTAATCAGGTTCTTCTGAATCTCCTTATTAACGCCGTACAGTCTATAGAGGAGAAGGGCGGGGAGAGTGGGAGTATTACCATTCGCACCTTTGCCGAGTCTTCTTCGGTGGTGTGTGCCATTACCGATACGGGGACCGGTATTGCTGAGTCTGATGAACGTCGGGTCTTTGACCTTTTTTACACTACGAAAACAGCACGTGGGGGGAGCGGTCTTGGCTTGAGTATTTCCTACGATATTATCGTCCAAAAACATGGTGGCGATATGTGGTTTGAATCGGAGGTTGGAGTGGGTACAACTTTTTTTATTGCCCTTCCTATGGGGGATTCATGA
- a CDS encoding response regulator, with protein sequence MKKNILIVDSEINIIHSLQRCFRSEEYELESAQTLSDAEEVLDRFSPDMLIIDITIDHMHGRRFIADTKMLYPSLLVIVLTAYTDENTAIECVTDNLAKLYIPKPWDNTLLRQKVYYLFKLYDDMQHSVAIEVLADNFDLMELPRSYIKIHSMIMEDRDMEDISAEVEKDPVLSSKLLSLVNTAFFGLSISSVRKAVSYLGLDALETVLLSIKLFDTYTAEDCLSSDMTDIWEHSNQVNCLFSYLYSQLMGEKPPETYSVAGLLHDLGKIIMMNIDFEKYEYCYGGETSFGASRECERQFFGIGHEELGAFAMDWWNLPQELIETALYHHEPENRNVTDPVAIGLIHVADQLSSHIHAGTLDEFFSSELPLCSLFSVSKEKLITIVEHFLCDESEGYHG encoded by the coding sequence ATGAAAAAAAATATTCTCATTGTCGATAGTGAAATTAATATTATTCACTCCTTACAACGTTGTTTTCGTTCTGAGGAGTATGAGCTGGAGTCGGCTCAAACACTCTCTGATGCTGAAGAGGTTTTAGATCGTTTCTCTCCCGATATGCTTATTATCGATATCACCATTGATCATATGCATGGACGACGATTTATTGCGGATACAAAAATGCTGTATCCCTCTCTCCTTGTCATTGTTTTAACAGCCTATACAGATGAAAATACGGCCATAGAGTGTGTCACTGATAACCTTGCAAAATTATACATTCCAAAACCGTGGGACAATACCCTTCTTCGGCAGAAAGTGTATTATCTCTTTAAGCTGTATGACGATATGCAACACTCTGTTGCCATAGAGGTGCTTGCGGACAATTTTGACTTGATGGAATTGCCCCGCAGTTATATCAAGATACATTCCATGATTATGGAAGATCGTGATATGGAAGATATTTCAGCGGAGGTGGAAAAAGATCCAGTACTGTCTTCAAAGCTTCTCTCCTTGGTAAATACGGCATTTTTTGGTCTTTCTATTTCATCGGTGCGTAAGGCGGTATCATACCTTGGGCTCGATGCCCTTGAAACCGTTCTTCTTTCTATAAAACTCTTTGATACCTATACTGCGGAAGATTGTTTGTCTTCGGATATGACAGATATTTGGGAGCATTCAAATCAGGTAAACTGCCTCTTTTCATATCTTTACTCTCAGCTTATGGGAGAAAAGCCCCCCGAAACCTACTCTGTGGCAGGATTACTCCATGATTTAGGGAAGATTATTATGATGAATATCGATTTTGAGAAATATGAGTATTGCTATGGCGGTGAAACCAGTTTTGGCGCTTCTCGGGAGTGTGAACGCCAATTTTTTGGAATTGGTCACGAAGAACTCGGTGCCTTTGCCATGGACTGGTGGAATCTTCCACAAGAACTCATAGAAACGGCCCTGTATCACCATGAACCGGAAAACAGAAATGTCACTGACCCGGTTGCCATAGGGCTGATTCACGTGGCTGATCAGCTTTCATCTCATATACATGCAGGTACCCTGGATGAGTTTTTTTCATCTGAGCTACCTCTTTGTTCACTCTTTTCTGTTTCCAAGGAAAAACTCATAACCATAGTGGAACATTTTCTCTGTGATGAAAGCGAGGGGTATCATGGGTAA
- a CDS encoding response regulator, with translation MGKILFVDDEKSILNSLKRVFFGLSQYEPLFMDDPEDALECVREGGIHVVVSDIKMPQMSGIAVLDAVREIDPDIVRIALSGNAEMQDIIEAVNRGDIWRYIDKPWDRQKLLMTMKNALELFDKKKESKRLFLALEEKKSELEKINRNLESMVAMRTKLLEERTRIMNLIINDEPLETVFRAVAENLVFFGKARVVQINSPYLEATFIYPADAQVDQVVTEGEFNKAGFSVQGDCTVVSRLRKNRKNLGYLMLKDIDKKDISELYPIIETFANLVIIYLYQQKTLADLPRVLQQLDSIIESS, from the coding sequence ATGGGTAAGATTCTTTTTGTTGATGACGAAAAAAGTATCCTGAATTCTTTAAAGCGGGTCTTCTTTGGATTATCTCAGTATGAGCCGCTCTTTATGGATGATCCAGAGGATGCCCTTGAGTGTGTTCGTGAAGGAGGCATACATGTGGTGGTTTCGGATATAAAAATGCCACAGATGTCCGGGATTGCCGTACTTGATGCGGTACGGGAAATTGATCCAGATATTGTTCGTATTGCTCTTTCTGGTAATGCGGAGATGCAGGATATCATAGAAGCCGTTAATCGGGGTGATATTTGGCGATATATTGATAAACCCTGGGATCGGCAAAAACTATTAATGACCATGAAAAACGCCCTTGAGTTATTCGATAAGAAAAAGGAGAGCAAACGTCTATTTCTTGCCTTGGAGGAGAAAAAGAGTGAGCTGGAGAAAATTAATCGTAATCTTGAATCCATGGTTGCCATGCGAACAAAGCTTCTTGAAGAACGAACACGCATTATGAACCTCATTATTAATGATGAACCCTTGGAGACGGTTTTTCGTGCAGTTGCAGAAAATCTTGTGTTTTTTGGGAAGGCACGGGTAGTACAAATAAACTCACCATATTTGGAGGCTACCTTTATATATCCTGCGGACGCACAGGTTGATCAGGTGGTAACTGAAGGGGAGTTTAATAAGGCTGGGTTTTCTGTGCAAGGTGACTGTACGGTAGTCTCTCGTTTGCGGAAGAACCGGAAAAATCTCGGATATCTTATGCTGAAAGATATTGACAAGAAAGATATTTCCGAACTATATCCCATTATTGAAACCTTTGCAAACTTAGTTATTATTTACTTGTATCAACAAAAAACTCTGGCAGATCTTCCTCGGGTCTTGCAGCAGTTGGATTCTATTATAGAGTCGTCTTGA
- a CDS encoding flagellar assembly protein A, translating to MNLSTQIRIEVSKDATRSYLVDFPGDAMVDDVYRRLQDLHIVHGIIDENISQVLMGKPFTAYPIAETENRDRAVSFPHTTEGVSADKMFHYCMSIRTSILHKEVPHVSHTPRFYQVGEEVFSVLLYTEESDLYGRPLWPEPPQRLFATDGSLEMHEEGDRLRFFAVTPGYLAAEEQGRISLLLPFEDREEKLKRYCVILPNTLGAEKLYEYLQEQRDSFVAEYEVDSPPFISSEAFQSIVRGEQVKTVLVYRGKAKKDGCDGGIRFTVEEEHSKEVLPSHERVDMKSFCSYLMVKQGEIVAEKSALFCG from the coding sequence ATGAACCTGAGCACACAGATTCGTATAGAAGTGTCAAAAGATGCAACACGGTCGTATCTTGTTGATTTCCCAGGCGATGCCATGGTGGATGACGTGTATCGTCGTTTACAAGATTTGCACATTGTCCATGGCATTATCGATGAGAACATCTCCCAGGTTCTCATGGGAAAACCCTTTACCGCATACCCTATTGCAGAAACAGAAAATAGGGATAGGGCGGTCTCTTTTCCTCATACTACGGAGGGGGTTTCTGCAGATAAGATGTTCCATTATTGCATGAGTATTCGTACCTCCATACTGCATAAGGAGGTGCCCCATGTGTCTCATACTCCCCGTTTTTATCAAGTGGGAGAAGAAGTTTTTTCTGTGCTGCTCTACACCGAAGAATCAGACCTTTACGGAAGGCCTTTGTGGCCGGAGCCACCGCAACGGCTTTTTGCAACAGATGGGTCTCTAGAAATGCATGAAGAGGGGGATCGTCTTCGCTTCTTCGCGGTTACTCCGGGATATCTTGCAGCGGAAGAACAGGGTCGCATAAGCCTGTTGCTCCCATTTGAAGATCGTGAGGAGAAACTGAAACGCTACTGTGTTATTCTTCCCAATACGTTGGGGGCAGAGAAGTTGTATGAATATCTACAGGAACAGCGAGATTCTTTTGTTGCAGAGTATGAGGTAGACTCACCGCCCTTTATTTCCTCTGAAGCGTTTCAGTCTATTGTTCGTGGAGAACAGGTGAAAACGGTGTTAGTGTATCGGGGGAAGGCAAAAAAAGATGGATGTGACGGGGGGATTCGCTTTACCGTGGAGGAGGAGCATTCCAAGGAGGTTTTACCGTCACATGAACGGGTAGATATGAAGTCGTTTTGTTCGTATCTTATGGTAAAACAGGGAGAAATAGTTGCAGAAAAAAGTGCTCTCTTCTGCGGGTGA
- a CDS encoding FapA family protein: MQKKVLSSAGEDGIDVDGTRIRAYQGKDMAFRILDNIAAEEDQGRIIYRAEKTGILITDTRSVSVVEELVITGDAGIESGNIRYEKDVIIKGNLCSGYSVESGGNVSIQGNIENGGIVRCKGNLYIGNGLFGENSDISVQGNCEVGFVQDSAMMVEGSIQVRNFVWQSALFSRAYITVMGKSMKGSNTSVVGGRLIAMKGMDLASVGSYNADTTLFCGYNPSLEIRERQLQKLVKRLDTLLLRVQNSCPVNLHDTEMIRRMIVLKPQMAGEIRKKLMQLRDLLAKKNRAEQAIEQTRQEMLSNESHLAIYIRKKIVPDLIVRMKNERRVFSCEATGMEIYLTGSGIHCKSYDGSLSP; encoded by the coding sequence TTGCAGAAAAAAGTGCTCTCTTCTGCGGGTGAAGATGGTATCGATGTTGATGGCACGCGTATTCGGGCATATCAGGGTAAGGATATGGCCTTTCGAATACTGGATAATATTGCAGCCGAAGAGGATCAGGGGCGTATCATATATCGTGCTGAGAAGACAGGGATTCTCATTACTGATACTCGTTCTGTCTCTGTTGTTGAGGAGCTTGTCATTACGGGAGATGCGGGTATTGAAAGTGGCAATATTCGGTACGAAAAAGATGTGATCATAAAGGGAAACCTCTGCAGTGGTTACTCAGTGGAGAGCGGAGGGAATGTCTCTATTCAAGGCAATATAGAAAACGGAGGTATTGTTCGCTGTAAGGGAAATCTCTACATCGGAAATGGTCTTTTTGGAGAAAATAGCGATATTTCTGTGCAGGGTAATTGTGAGGTTGGTTTTGTACAGGATAGTGCCATGATGGTTGAGGGGAGTATTCAGGTTCGTAATTTTGTATGGCAGAGTGCTCTTTTCTCCCGCGCGTATATTACGGTGATGGGCAAGAGTATGAAGGGGAGTAATACCAGTGTGGTGGGGGGGCGGTTGATTGCCATGAAGGGGATGGACCTTGCTTCTGTTGGTTCATATAACGCTGATACAACACTTTTTTGCGGATATAACCCTTCTTTGGAAATACGGGAGCGTCAACTACAGAAGCTTGTGAAACGCTTGGATACTCTTCTCTTACGTGTTCAAAACAGTTGTCCTGTTAATTTGCATGATACAGAGATGATTCGTCGTATGATTGTATTAAAGCCACAAATGGCAGGGGAGATTCGAAAGAAGTTAATGCAACTTCGCGACCTTCTTGCTAAAAAAAATCGGGCTGAGCAAGCAATTGAACAAACACGACAGGAAATGCTGAGCAATGAGAGTCATCTTGCTATCTATATTCGGAAAAAAATAGTTCCCGATCTCATTGTTCGTATGAAGAATGAACGCCGTGTTTTTTCCTGTGAGGCAACAGGAATGGAGATCTATCTTACGGGATCAGGAATTCATTGTAAAAGCTACGATGGGTCTCTTTCTCCATAG
- a CDS encoding transglycosylase SLT domain-containing protein, with protein sequence MKITLLCNILFACTVTAHLISFDEIPECRGNTYLVTGEFSRADSLFRSIEYEDSTYFYLKMGELRRREGDIAKAMQYLDKVILTDSPYKPFAFRRMGDIYVDQEEWKRAILYYREAAHYTDIESYRFFLFSKIDSLAQAHEHHIGRINWILHWRRLVHGEDVPIPEKTNWPVVIRETGITGENYHSNRTKAVAESSLRSYLQALDTTRVQGEITPDTAFHISKDLMEQGLHRSASRWLHYALRRDDFSRRVTDKEYLHHRTLLNYHLENWSNTLRWGREYYENHGNNSEILYRMARSYRSLGNQDAANEWYNKHVSYYPTSARSHSIIWYMAWQKENRGDFDAAREAFAEIRNTTPDRRFGDDAAFRVGLLHFRTGNYEKAIEEYQTFCRQFRSSPLYPGGYYWIGRSYAALEDRANAEKYYERAISTDPTHYYAWIARKELETEELSFDTTDRWKQRLNRQGQGSTAPEENARFEHALRLGSLGFSDETYFIIEPLTLQSGTNHGTLLSLSDLYMLMEEYHESYRIMRNLYYRVPLSIRRDAPRGLLERYYPQVYPFEISLASAQFSVSPYLIPAIMRQESTFHETIGSPVGALGLMQIMPATGQQIARELGRPFSRNMLFNPVINIDFGTYYIAKRLEQWDGSKVKALASYNGGAHNVQRWVRRNEAILDDEYLFVEFIAFSETRDYVKKVLGNYWTYRALYGERDPS encoded by the coding sequence ATGAAGATAACCCTTCTCTGTAATATACTCTTTGCCTGCACGGTCACGGCACACCTGATCTCCTTTGATGAGATACCAGAATGCCGTGGAAATACCTATCTTGTGACAGGAGAATTCTCCCGTGCAGACTCCTTATTCCGCTCCATTGAATATGAAGACTCCACGTATTTTTATCTTAAGATGGGAGAGCTTCGCCGAAGAGAAGGGGATATTGCAAAGGCCATGCAGTACCTTGATAAGGTTATACTCACAGACAGCCCCTACAAACCCTTTGCATTTCGTCGCATGGGGGATATCTATGTCGATCAAGAGGAGTGGAAACGGGCAATTCTTTACTATCGCGAAGCAGCACATTATACTGACATAGAGTCCTATCGCTTTTTTCTCTTCAGCAAAATAGACTCTCTTGCCCAAGCCCATGAACATCATATTGGGCGCATTAATTGGATACTGCATTGGCGTCGCCTTGTTCATGGCGAAGATGTACCAATCCCTGAAAAAACCAATTGGCCTGTCGTAATCAGAGAGACTGGTATTACCGGGGAAAACTACCACTCCAACCGTACAAAAGCGGTGGCTGAATCTTCCTTACGGTCATATCTCCAAGCCCTAGACACAACCAGGGTACAGGGGGAAATTACCCCTGACACGGCATTTCATATCTCAAAAGACCTCATGGAACAGGGGCTTCATCGCTCCGCAAGCCGCTGGCTTCACTACGCCCTGCGTCGTGATGACTTTTCTCGCCGCGTCACAGACAAGGAGTACTTGCACCATCGTACTCTTCTAAACTATCACTTAGAAAACTGGAGTAACACCCTGCGCTGGGGCCGGGAATATTATGAAAACCATGGGAATAACTCAGAGATTCTCTACCGTATGGCCCGGTCATATCGCAGTTTGGGCAATCAAGATGCGGCCAATGAGTGGTACAACAAACATGTTTCCTATTACCCCACCAGTGCACGAAGCCATAGCATCATCTGGTACATGGCGTGGCAAAAAGAGAATCGCGGTGATTTTGACGCGGCACGAGAGGCCTTTGCAGAAATTCGCAACACCACACCCGATCGCCGCTTTGGAGATGATGCTGCGTTCCGAGTGGGACTGCTTCATTTTCGCACGGGTAACTACGAAAAAGCCATAGAAGAGTATCAAACCTTCTGTCGTCAATTCCGCTCATCTCCGCTCTACCCTGGAGGCTACTACTGGATCGGACGATCATATGCCGCCCTTGAAGACAGGGCAAATGCCGAAAAATATTATGAGCGTGCCATCTCTACTGATCCCACTCATTACTATGCATGGATTGCGCGTAAAGAACTGGAAACTGAGGAACTCTCCTTTGATACCACCGATCGATGGAAACAAAGGTTGAATCGACAAGGACAAGGTTCTACAGCCCCTGAGGAAAATGCACGTTTTGAGCATGCCTTACGCTTAGGATCACTTGGTTTTTCCGACGAGACCTATTTTATCATTGAACCCCTCACTCTTCAATCAGGAACAAATCATGGAACACTCCTAAGCCTTTCCGATCTTTACATGCTTATGGAAGAGTATCATGAATCATACAGAATTATGAGGAACCTGTACTATCGGGTTCCCCTCTCCATTCGCCGAGATGCGCCCCGTGGTCTTCTTGAACGGTATTATCCACAGGTGTACCCCTTTGAAATAAGCCTCGCCAGTGCTCAGTTTTCCGTATCTCCCTATCTGATCCCCGCTATTATGCGTCAAGAAAGCACCTTTCATGAAACCATTGGTTCCCCCGTGGGTGCCTTGGGGCTTATGCAGATCATGCCTGCCACGGGGCAACAAATTGCTCGGGAGTTAGGACGCCCTTTTTCTCGAAACATGTTGTTTAATCCTGTTATCAATATCGACTTCGGTACCTATTACATAGCAAAACGCCTTGAACAGTGGGATGGAAGCAAAGTGAAAGCCTTAGCATCGTATAACGGAGGTGCCCACAACGTACAACGATGGGTTCGACGCAATGAGGCAATTCTTGATGATGAATATCTCTTTGTCGAATTTATCGCCTTTTCAGAAACACGGGATTATGTCAAGAAAGTATTAGGTAATTATTGGACCTATAGAGCCCTCTATGGAGAAAGAGACCCATCGTAG
- a CDS encoding NUDIX hydrolase, which yields MNFFTQYAKAARWKKKIDRSLCRFVGADVRASHRKNDGSLLFAYVESHVLSPQGQTLPGILFLRGDAVVIVPHIICKEEGRSFFLMVNQRRIADGEVHCEFPAGMLDDEVDNPRGVACRELEEETGMCIGATDLFLLHHKPLFTSPGGSDEAVWFLVSPKNFPVVSAVL from the coding sequence ATGAATTTTTTTACACAGTATGCAAAAGCAGCACGATGGAAGAAGAAGATAGATCGCTCACTCTGTCGTTTTGTTGGTGCTGATGTGCGTGCCTCGCACAGAAAAAACGATGGCTCACTTCTTTTTGCATATGTTGAATCACATGTGCTCTCGCCACAGGGACAAACTCTTCCGGGCATTCTTTTTCTACGGGGCGATGCGGTGGTTATTGTACCACATATTATTTGTAAAGAAGAGGGAAGGTCTTTCTTTCTCATGGTGAACCAGCGTCGTATTGCTGATGGGGAAGTTCATTGTGAATTTCCTGCAGGAATGCTTGATGATGAGGTGGACAATCCCCGTGGTGTTGCCTGTCGTGAGTTGGAGGAGGAGACAGGGATGTGCATCGGTGCAACAGATCTCTTTTTATTGCACCATAAGCCTCTTTTTACCAGTCCGGGAGGAAGTGATGAGGCCGTATGGTTTTTGGTGTCACCCAAGAACTTTCCCGTCGTGAGTGCCGTGCTTTAG